CGACCCGCAGCTCGATCAGCACATGGCGTTCATCGAAGCGCACCTGCGCGCGAAGGAGAACTTCGGCGGCGCCTGGCCAAGCGGGGCAGACGTACAGATGAGCTTTCCGATGCTGGCGCTCAAGGGCACCCGCTCGCTTGGCAACTACCCGGCCATCGCAGGATTCACCCAGCGTTTGGAGAGCGACCCCGCCTGGCAGCGGGTGATCGAGCGCGCCGGGCCGCTGGATATCCTCGAGCGCTAAAGAAAGTGCCCGGCGCGCCCCGCGCCGGGCAAACCGTTAGCCGAAGCTTGCCGCGTTGAGCCACAGGTGCACCAGGATGCTGGCCACGTAGCCAAGCAGGATCACCGGCGTCCAGCGAAGATGGCCCATGAAGGTATACGAGCCGCGGGCCTGACCCATGACGGCCACTCCCGCCGCCGAGCCGATCGATAGAAGACTGCCCCCGACGCCCGCGGTCAGCGTGATCAAAAGCCACTGCCCATCGGACATCGCCGGTTGCATGGTCAGTACGGCGAACATCACCGGAATGTTGTCCACCACCGCGGACACTACGCCGAGCACCACGTTGGCCCAGGTCGGGTTCCAGCCGCTGTAAAGCGCTTCGGATAAAAGCCCCAGGTAGCCCATGAACCCAAGCCCGCCGACGCACATCACCACGCCATAGAAAAACAGCAGCGTATCCCACTCGGCGCGCGCGACGCGGTTGAAGACATCGAAGGGCACCACGCTACCCAGCTGTGCGAGCTTTTTATTGTCGCCTTCGCGGCTATAGATTTCGCGCTTGCGCGCAAGCGACTTGGGGAGGCTCTTGCGCAAGTAGAAGCCGAAAAACTGCAGGTAGCCAAGGCCGGTCATCATGCCCAGTACCGGCGGCAGATCCAGCAGCGTATGGCACAAAACCGCGGTGGTGATCGTCAGCAGAAAAAGCGCGATGATGCGCCGCGCGCCGCGCTTCATGATGACCTCTTCGTAGACACTGGCGGGCTTTTGATCCTTGATGACCAGGCTCATGATCGTCGCCGGCA
The window above is part of the Halomonas sp. GD1P12 genome. Proteins encoded here:
- the nhaD gene encoding sodium:proton antiporter NhaD; protein product: MLMRHHALRQPRPARRWLFLWAMALLIFSPCALAITGELDLTSSMTGFLALGIFILAYALVMAEEKIHMRKSKPVLVAAGIIWGLIGWVYVQNGLSETSEYAFRMTLLEFTELMLFLLVAMTYINAMEERRVFDALRSWMLRKGFNYRTLFWLTGGLAFFLSPIADNLTTALLMCAVITKVAEGDKRFINLACINIVVAANAGGAFSPFGDITTLMVWQAGIIPFQEFFILFVPALVNFLLPATIMSLVIKDQKPASVYEEVIMKRGARRIIALFLLTITTAVLCHTLLDLPPVLGMMTGLGYLQFFGFYLRKSLPKSLARKREIYSREGDNKKLAQLGSVVPFDVFNRVARAEWDTLLFFYGVVMCVGGLGFMGYLGLLSEALYSGWNPTWANVVLGVVSAVVDNIPVMFAVLTMQPAMSDGQWLLITLTAGVGGSLLSIGSAAGVAVMGQARGSYTFMGHLRWTPVILLGYVASILVHLWLNAASFG